In one Ciona intestinalis unplaced genomic scaffold, KH HT000148.2, whole genome shotgun sequence genomic region, the following are encoded:
- the LOC108950428 gene encoding uncharacterized protein LOC108950428, which produces MWLCNTGRRKWKYVGAFFVGVITLVTVKDSLLGDIPSKRNLLNVKGTSHARSDVISHKESKLKPAIKNRHVSGNLHIHIVGLSRTISLQNAHPKTPDNVSLKSCPVKVNFGSSAKNPIIRLRNDRFLFVIVKNGPNNQLSSLRDAIFLCIMLNRTLVLPLMFKHRSDRQIENGNVINIAHRVDLDALGRFIPFVTLDEFRQSCDGRINDVFRVKFLSPNRYRGYEELLNMTIDEFHDSTNRKDVYATPKFPLKQNLTKTQRFHVAATKEEVLKYYNSKNPCALYPQPYKNLLVHEVIPQEKAPQNLNIVNTSYAALYSEIIRHTRHPQHIKQMASQYIDDVIKTRQFLSVHWRFDRSDWMRRCLADEPWATSARLQLCEEIQSFRPQDVARAIANQTAQYGCGDVYIASPPTEAEFIQNVSNILRQNYRLQVFTHTDLEKYLDEYFSSCDWLSYNRDDIQSTIEMDIATISKIFLSSGMSSWSKEVVFSRKPSCLNHGILELVRDVLRSKDDLT; this is translated from the exons ATGTGGTTGTGTAATACAGGTCGAAGAAAATGGAAATACGTGGGGGCTTTTTTCGTCGGTGTGATAACGCTAGTTACTGTTAAGGACAGTTTGTTAGGGGACATTCCGAGCAAAAGAAATTTACTAAATGTAAAAGGGACGTCTCATGCACGGTCGGATGTAATTTCCCACAAAGAAAGCAAGCTAAAACCAGCAATTAAAAACCGTCATGTATCAGGAAATTTGCATATCCACATTGTTGGCTTATCACGAACTATTTCACTTCAAAATGCTCATCCGAAAACTCCGGACAATGTTTCACTGAAAAGTTGCCCGGTTAAAGTTAACTTCGGATCTTCAGCTAAAAATCCAATAATTCGTTTGAGAAACGACCGATTTCTTTTCGTGATTGTGAAAAATGGACCAAACAACCAGCTGTCAAGTCTAAGAGACGcaatatttctttgtataaTGCTGAACAGGACGTTAGTTTTGCCTCTAATGTTCAAGCACAGATCTGACAG ACAAATTGAGAATGGGAACGTTATAAACATCGCACATCGTGTTGATCTTGATGCTTTGGGTCGCTTTATTCCGTTCGTCACGCTCGATGAGTTTCGCCAATCATGTGATGGAAGAATTAATGACGTTTTTCGAGTCAAATTCTTATCCCCAAACAGATACAGGGGGTACGAAGAATTGCTGAATATGACAATTGACGAATTCCACGACTCAACCAATCGCAAG GATGTCTACGCAACGCCAAAGTTTCCATTAAAACAGAACTTGACAAAAACACAACGATTTCATGTGGCTGCAACGAAGGAAGaggttttaaagtattataataGCAAG AATCCATGCGCCCTCTACCCACAACCGTATAAAAATCTGCTGGTTCACGAAGTTATACCGCAAGAGAAAGCACCTCAAAACTTAa ATATTGTTAATACAAGTTATGCTGCCCTGTATTCGGAAATTATACGTCATACGCGTCATCCTCAACATATAAAGCAGATGGCGTCACAAtatattgatgacgtcattaaaacTCGACAATTCTTATCTGTGCATTGGAGATTTGACCGATCTGATTGGATGAGAAG ATGCCTGGCAGACGAGCCTTGGGCAACCTCTGCTCGCTTGCAACTGTGCGAAGAAATACAATCTTTCCGACCGCAAGATGTCGCTCGAGCGATCGCAAATCAAACCGCCCAGTACGGATGTGGTGACGTCTACATTGCATCACCACCAACGGAAGCggaatttattcaaaatgtttcaaatattCTACGCCAAAATTAC CGCCTTCAAGTTTTCACCCACACGGATTTGGAAAAATATCTTGACGAATATTTCTCGTCATGTGATTGGTTATCATACAACCGTGACGACATACAGTCGACTATAGAGATGGATATCGCCACAATTTCAAAAATCTTTCTTTC ATCTGGAATGTCAAGTTGGTCAAAAGAAGTTGTGTTTTCACGTAAGCCTAGCTGTCTAAACCACGGAATACTTGAGTTAGTACGTGACGTTCTGAGATCGAAAGACGACCTCACTTAA